One region of Vescimonas fastidiosa genomic DNA includes:
- a CDS encoding helix-turn-helix domain-containing protein yields MAIQFLTADQVAEAIGVSRSTAYRIIKRLNQELENKGYITVSGKVSKKYFADRFYGGAELMKPQPYVLNERRVA; encoded by the coding sequence ATGGCAATACAATTTCTTACCGCTGACCAGGTGGCTGAAGCGATTGGCGTTTCCCGCTCAACAGCGTATCGAATCATTAAACGGCTGAATCAGGAACTTGAAAACAAAGGCTATATTACCGTATCGGGAAAGGTCAGCAAGAAATATTTTGCGGATCGTTTTTATGGCGGTGCGGAGCTGATGAAGCCGCAACCGTATGTATTGAACGAACGGAGGGTTGCGTAG
- a CDS encoding sigma-70 RNA polymerase sigma factor region 4 domain-containing protein yields the protein MDIRPLTKEQRRFAEENHHLVFTFLNQKDLPESAFYDVVIFGYLKAVQEYCEVQALHRFKFSTLAFQRMRSSLSNYYKCLSRPKRNAPVVSFSELIGDEGGLYWEEVISRQDELFQRLEAEMCLHALTARLPRREMRIIRMKVRGDRMHDIAKRERMTFRQINQALERCYPTVISVLWG from the coding sequence ATGGATATACGACCATTAACGAAAGAACAACGCCGATTTGCAGAGGAAAACCATCACCTGGTCTTTACATTTTTGAATCAAAAGGATCTGCCGGAGTCGGCGTTTTATGATGTTGTGATCTTCGGCTACCTGAAGGCCGTGCAGGAATACTGCGAGGTGCAGGCTCTGCACCGCTTTAAGTTCTCCACGCTTGCTTTTCAGCGTATGCGCAGCTCACTGTCAAACTACTATAAGTGTCTTTCCAGACCCAAACGAAACGCCCCAGTTGTCAGCTTTAGCGAGCTGATCGGAGACGAGGGCGGTCTGTACTGGGAGGAGGTTATCAGCCGACAGGATGAGTTGTTTCAGCGTTTGGAGGCAGAGATGTGCCTGCACGCTTTGACGGCTCGACTGCCACGCCGTGAAATGCGGATCATTCGTATGAAGGTCCGAGGCGACCGTATGCACGACATTGCAAAGCGTGAGCGAATGACCTTCCGCCAGATCAATCAGGCGCTGGAGCGCTGCTATCCGACGGTCATCAGCGTATTATGGGGGTAA
- a CDS encoding DUF932 domain-containing protein, which produces MKAGLTIEELATEVMRQKDAKADYIVNTSMLAMEHCGTELVLRVLDDSHIDRIEPLDIADTAHRQIGTRLGIPAKYYGKMLTEHPDLLVTNVNAWFEREPTERMLRVLDGKVRAYLSNSYMRMDHYEIFASVLPVIGEIPDVQFVSCHITDNRMYIKAVDPHLTAEVAPGDTVKAGVVISNSEVGLGSVSVQPLIYRELDGNGIAVAGATTKRIHRGRVNSAEEHFMLASQEVLTEADRTFLTELQETVRSATDEEQFSQIVTLMQSAKHQAMNTADIPAVVHTAGRDFGITDTEQNGVLQRLIESDDLSLYGLANAVTRHSQDVESYDRATDLEGIGFNILSMPPRQWTRINQIAA; this is translated from the coding sequence ATGAAAGCGGGATTGACGATCGAAGAATTGGCAACCGAGGTCATGCGTCAGAAAGATGCCAAAGCAGACTACATCGTAAACACTTCCATGCTTGCAATGGAGCATTGCGGTACGGAGCTTGTTCTGCGTGTGCTGGATGACAGTCATATTGACCGCATTGAGCCGCTGGATATTGCAGATACTGCCCATCGCCAGATCGGCACCCGTCTCGGTATCCCGGCGAAATACTACGGAAAAATGCTGACCGAGCATCCCGACCTGCTGGTAACCAATGTGAACGCATGGTTTGAACGGGAGCCGACCGAGCGTATGCTGAGAGTCCTTGACGGGAAGGTGCGTGCCTATCTGAGCAACAGCTATATGCGAATGGATCACTATGAAATATTCGCCTCTGTGCTTCCCGTTATCGGTGAGATACCCGATGTACAATTCGTCAGCTGCCACATTACGGACAACCGTATGTATATCAAAGCAGTTGATCCGCATTTGACGGCAGAGGTCGCACCAGGCGACACCGTGAAAGCGGGTGTTGTGATCAGCAACAGCGAAGTGGGACTCGGCTCTGTCAGTGTGCAGCCGCTGATTTATCGTGAGCTTGACGGCAACGGTATCGCAGTGGCCGGAGCAACGACAAAACGGATTCATCGAGGAAGAGTCAATTCTGCGGAAGAACATTTTATGTTGGCTTCACAAGAAGTCTTGACCGAAGCAGACCGCACTTTTCTGACCGAACTGCAGGAAACTGTCCGTTCGGCAACCGATGAAGAACAGTTCTCGCAGATCGTCACACTGATGCAAAGCGCAAAGCATCAAGCGATGAACACCGCCGATATTCCGGCTGTCGTACATACGGCAGGCCGCGACTTCGGTATCACCGATACCGAGCAAAACGGTGTTTTGCAGCGCCTCATTGAAAGTGACGATTTGAGTCTTTACGGGCTCGCAAATGCAGTGACACGGCACAGTCAGGATGTTGAAAGCTATGACCGTGCCACAGACTTGGAGGGCATCGGATTTAACATCTTATCCATGCCGCCGAGACAATGGACCAGGATCAACCAGATAGCCGCATAA
- a CDS encoding single-stranded DNA-binding protein — protein sequence MAQVNVIGRITADLELKTSEKSNPYVRFDIAENIGSRQALHTQYFQVCAWGEDANRLMKAHAKKGSLIWVTGSLELEPYTKRDGISIDKRMKILLDNWGFVPVGRGGSSKQEPTPPEPKIPPKQEYDGIDGERDALPG from the coding sequence ATGGCACAGGTAAATGTTATCGGTCGGATAACTGCCGATCTGGAGCTGAAGACCAGTGAAAAGAGCAACCCGTATGTACGCTTTGACATTGCCGAGAATATCGGCAGCCGTCAGGCCCTGCATACACAATATTTTCAGGTTTGTGCATGGGGTGAGGACGCCAACAGGCTGATGAAAGCCCATGCAAAAAAAGGAAGCCTTATCTGGGTGACAGGCTCGCTGGAGCTTGAGCCGTACACCAAGCGTGACGGTATTTCCATAGATAAGCGTATGAAAATATTGCTCGATAACTGGGGCTTTGTTCCCGTCGGCAGAGGCGGATCCTCAAAGCAGGAGCCGACACCGCCCGAGCCGAAAATACCGCCAAAACAGGAATATGACGGTATTGACGGAGAAAGAGACGCATTGCCGGGATAA
- a CDS encoding AAA family ATPase, with product MKTTAKLPLPIGVSDFKELVSGYYYVDKTLMLKEFIDSKPKVSLFTRPRRFGKTLAMDMLKTFFEVSDTDTSKYFKNKKIWSCGEEYRREQGKYPVIFVTFKDIKFATWEQTYTAIREIIANEYLRHDVLLTSDKCNDFEKDYFRKVVDGTITEVSMARAFLELSHMLNKHYGRPAVIIIDEYDTPIQQGYTEGYYEQITGFMRNLLSGAFKDNSNLSYGFLTGILRVAKESIFSGLNNLKVNSILEDRYSEYFGFTKDEIRDIMEYYGRTDKYEEICEWYDGYRFGDTDIFNPWSVLNYMDENCSAKAYWQSTGDNSIIRQIVAEADDETADNLRKLMQGQMVSSYVDTSVIYPEIRNNPTTIYSFLLSAGYLKVVKKDELHDGNAICDIAIPNKEIFYVYEKEILSALTNVISQSTAIAIQQAIIKQDVPKLQDNLQKLLLNSISSFDYAHENFYHGLILGICAIMNNLYRVDSNRESGHGRYDIQLRPYDKKMPGIIIELKVLKDGVAESRIDSELEASAKEALAQIERQQYVTAMKQQGITHFFKVGVSFYKKHVKLLSDTE from the coding sequence ATGAAAACAACCGCCAAATTACCTTTACCCATTGGTGTGTCCGATTTCAAGGAATTGGTTTCGGGATACTATTATGTGGATAAGACCCTGATGCTCAAGGAGTTTATCGATTCCAAGCCCAAGGTTTCTCTTTTTACCCGTCCAAGACGCTTCGGAAAAACATTGGCAATGGATATGCTGAAAACCTTCTTCGAGGTTAGCGACACGGATACCTCCAAGTATTTCAAGAATAAAAAGATTTGGAGCTGCGGCGAGGAGTACCGTCGTGAGCAAGGAAAATACCCGGTCATCTTCGTTACCTTTAAGGATATTAAGTTTGCAACATGGGAACAGACCTATACGGCGATTCGTGAGATCATTGCAAATGAGTATCTGCGCCACGATGTTTTGCTGACGAGTGACAAGTGCAATGATTTTGAAAAGGACTATTTCCGTAAGGTCGTTGACGGAACGATCACGGAAGTCAGTATGGCAAGAGCTTTCCTGGAGCTTTCGCACATGCTCAATAAGCATTATGGCCGTCCCGCTGTCATTATCATTGATGAATATGATACGCCTATCCAGCAGGGCTACACGGAAGGATACTACGAACAGATCACCGGCTTTATGCGTAATCTTCTGTCCGGCGCCTTCAAAGATAACTCGAACCTTTCCTATGGATTCCTAACTGGCATTCTTCGTGTGGCAAAGGAAAGCATTTTCAGCGGTCTCAACAACTTGAAGGTAAACTCCATTCTCGAAGACCGCTACAGTGAATATTTCGGCTTTACCAAAGACGAGATCCGAGACATCATGGAGTATTACGGCCGAACGGATAAGTATGAGGAGATCTGCGAGTGGTATGACGGCTATCGCTTTGGCGATACGGACATTTTCAATCCCTGGTCCGTTCTCAATTATATGGATGAGAATTGCTCGGCAAAAGCCTATTGGCAATCCACGGGAGATAACAGCATCATCCGACAGATCGTTGCGGAGGCAGACGATGAGACTGCAGACAATCTCCGCAAATTGATGCAGGGACAAATGGTTTCCTCTTATGTGGACACCTCTGTTATCTATCCCGAAATCAGGAATAATCCGACAACGATCTACAGCTTCCTGCTTTCTGCCGGCTATCTGAAGGTCGTAAAAAAGGATGAACTGCACGATGGAAATGCCATCTGCGACATTGCCATACCGAATAAAGAGATTTTCTATGTCTATGAAAAGGAGATCCTTTCTGCACTGACGAATGTGATCTCCCAGTCAACCGCTATTGCGATCCAGCAGGCCATTATAAAGCAGGATGTTCCGAAACTGCAGGATAATCTGCAGAAGCTGCTGCTGAATTCCATCAGTTCCTTTGACTATGCCCATGAGAATTTCTATCACGGACTTATCCTCGGGATCTGTGCAATCATGAATAACCTCTATCGTGTGGACTCCAACAGAGAATCTGGCCACGGCAGATACGACATTCAGCTAAGACCTTACGACAAGAAAATGCCGGGTATTATCATAGAACTCAAGGTGTTAAAGGACGGCGTTGCCGAATCTCGCATTGACAGTGAGCTTGAAGCTTCCGCCAAGGAGGCCCTGGCACAGATTGAAAGACAGCAATATGTTACGGCGATGAAGCAGCAAGGCATTACCCATTTCTTCAAGGTTGGTGTTTCCTTCTACAAGAAGCATGTCAAATTGCTGAGCGACACCGAATAA
- a CDS encoding DUF6882 domain-containing protein, translated as MRFWGKDRKQDNRKNIWIEHLNIDTGNWFQVFSACLGKMIAIQTACSEQVVKGQDWNVDFSEGVILFGNQKYPLQFIGSEATSSNTWLWGWENVNGFSEKIIQVATHAKVVGERWNLEPLTTAEFTLDDTFNGHNLSIVTCGLVDKYCYYRGPHSGGAIFVAFSGVPDSVFASIDVQKFVSITTQCIQQFHIDHKIFVEGFLSWNNTQYEWNNQTLLAHFQQDLKIDFEQVNNFWRICAMNTILSGK; from the coding sequence ATGAGATTTTGGGGCAAAGACAGAAAACAGGATAACAGAAAAAATATTTGGATTGAGCATCTCAATATTGATACAGGAAATTGGTTTCAAGTGTTTTCAGCTTGCTTAGGTAAAATGATAGCAATACAGACTGCTTGTAGTGAGCAGGTGGTAAAGGGGCAGGACTGGAATGTTGATTTTTCAGAGGGCGTAATACTTTTTGGAAATCAAAAGTATCCGCTTCAATTCATCGGAAGCGAGGCAACATCAAGTAACACATGGCTGTGGGGGTGGGAAAATGTCAATGGATTTTCCGAGAAAATTATTCAGGTAGCCACACACGCAAAAGTAGTGGGGGAACGCTGGAATTTAGAGCCACTAACGACAGCAGAATTTACATTGGACGATACATTCAACGGGCATAACCTGTCTATCGTAACTTGCGGCTTAGTTGATAAGTATTGTTATTACAGAGGTCCACATTCTGGTGGAGCAATTTTTGTTGCATTTTCAGGTGTTCCTGATAGTGTGTTTGCCTCCATCGATGTTCAAAAATTCGTATCTATAACGACGCAATGTATTCAACAATTTCATATTGATCACAAAATTTTTGTGGAGGGATTTCTCTCGTGGAACAATACGCAATATGAATGGAACAATCAAACATTACTCGCTCATTTTCAGCAAGATTTGAAAATTGACTTTGAACAAGTAAATAATTTTTGGCGTATTTGCGCTATGAATACCATTTTATCTGGAAAATAG
- a CDS encoding helix-turn-helix domain-containing protein, protein MELSIQERLKDLRVERGLTLEQLAEETHLSKSALGSYEGDDLKDISHHALIHLAKVYEVTVDYLLGRSKTKNHPNAELADLRLSDDMIELLKSGLMDNSLLCELATHPDFPRLMADLEIYVNGVAVKQVQAANAIVDTMSATIMKQHNPGLTDSQLRQLIAAHIDDDSFCRYVIQQDINKIALDLREAHKDDFFSVPEDNPLEDFLQTADEVASEGSDPEQAALAFICKRLKLNLKKLSEEEKKWLKKIAQKSDLLKNPNPQRGRK, encoded by the coding sequence ATGGAACTATCCATACAAGAACGATTGAAAGACCTGCGTGTGGAACGAGGGCTGACGCTGGAACAGCTTGCGGAGGAAACCCACCTTTCCAAATCTGCTTTAGGCAGTTACGAGGGGGACGATCTCAAGGACATCAGCCACCATGCCCTTATCCATCTGGCAAAGGTTTATGAAGTGACCGTTGATTACCTGCTGGGACGCTCTAAAACAAAAAATCACCCAAACGCCGAGCTTGCAGACCTGCGTTTGAGTGATGATATGATTGAGCTGCTGAAAAGCGGGCTGATGGACAATTCTCTCTTGTGTGAACTGGCGACACACCCGGATTTTCCCCGGCTCATGGCTGACCTTGAAATCTATGTGAACGGCGTGGCGGTGAAGCAGGTGCAGGCCGCAAACGCCATAGTAGATACCATGAGCGCAACGATTATGAAGCAGCACAATCCCGGCCTGACCGACTCGCAGTTAAGGCAGCTTATCGCCGCCCATATTGACGATGACAGTTTTTGCCGCTATGTGATACAGCAGGACATAAACAAGATAGCTCTTGACCTGCGGGAAGCACATAAGGACGATTTTTTCAGCGTCCCGGAGGACAACCCGCTGGAAGATTTTTTACAGACCGCAGATGAAGTCGCCAGCGAGGGCAGCGACCCGGAGCAAGCGGCTTTGGCGTTTATCTGTAAGCGGCTCAAATTGAATTTGAAGAAGTTGTCCGAAGAAGAAAAGAAGTGGCTGAAAAAGATTGCACAGAAGTCGGACTTGCTGAAAAATCCAAATCCCCAGCGGGGGAGGAAATAA
- a CDS encoding imm68 putative immunity domain-containing protein: MYIKKYWYNYIGGTDDSLTLVDYLYDKGKTEIPLSEIFNDTGLSKLNWNFHISPNLEYIDSEGQCHEFYYAIDLATDLAALILESKKSGGFNIKNLFDGEKRDRFVKIITTPEEDQAMNRALAEFCASPLEYDLHEMVDDEDMLEMAKDCENIRKELCE, translated from the coding sequence ATGTATATTAAAAAATATTGGTATAACTATATCGGTGGCACAGACGATAGCCTGACCTTGGTGGACTACCTCTATGACAAAGGCAAAACTGAAATACCTCTGAGTGAGATATTCAATGATACTGGCCTTAGCAAACTAAACTGGAATTTCCATATCTCACCCAATTTAGAATACATTGATTCGGAGGGACAATGTCACGAATTTTATTATGCTATTGATTTGGCAACTGATTTGGCAGCACTTATTCTTGAGAGTAAGAAAAGTGGTGGGTTCAATATAAAAAATCTGTTTGATGGGGAAAAACGAGATAGGTTTGTAAAAATCATAACTACGCCAGAGGAGGATCAAGCAATGAATCGGGCTTTAGCAGAGTTCTGTGCTTCTCCGCTCGAATATGATCTTCATGAAATGGTAGATGATGAAGATATGCTGGAAATGGCGAAAGACTGCGAAAATATCCGTAAGGAATTGTGCGAATAA
- a CDS encoding cysteine-rich VLP domain-containing protein — MRDNPYKDLPPLERRPDGSLYRMTPAQRKQAASLIRRKCCCCEDGNCIVLDDGDTCTCPQTVSFSVCCKWFRWAVLPLDGTLKAEIFRDKDLKRCAVCGRVFVPKSNRAKYCPGCAASVHRRQKTESEQKRRSAVDS, encoded by the coding sequence ATGAGAGATAACCCCTATAAAGACTTGCCACCGCTGGAACGCAGGCCGGACGGTTCCCTTTACCGCATGACACCGGCGCAGAGGAAACAGGCGGCCAGCCTGATACGCCGGAAGTGCTGCTGCTGTGAGGACGGCAACTGCATCGTTCTTGACGATGGGGACACCTGCACCTGTCCGCAGACGGTTTCTTTCTCGGTCTGCTGTAAGTGGTTCCGCTGGGCGGTTTTGCCGCTGGACGGGACGCTGAAAGCGGAGATTTTCCGGGATAAGGACTTGAAACGCTGTGCGGTCTGCGGCAGAGTGTTCGTCCCAAAATCCAACCGGGCAAAATACTGCCCCGGCTGTGCCGCCAGCGTTCACAGGCGGCAGAAAACAGAAAGTGAACAGAAAAGGAGGTCTGCTGTGGACAGTTAG
- a CDS encoding replication initiator protein A, with the protein MTNTIYIHQPEKSVSFTRLPNFLFEAPTFTPLSNEAKILYAFILRRTELSRKNGWADEYGRIFLYYPICEVVALLHCGRQKAVNTLRELQYAELIEIKKQGCGKPNCIYPKSYEAVSNTDFKKSRFGTPEG; encoded by the coding sequence ATGACAAACACGATTTATATTCATCAGCCGGAGAAATCGGTCAGCTTCACCCGGCTCCCGAATTTCCTCTTTGAAGCACCTACATTTACGCCCCTGTCCAATGAAGCGAAGATACTGTACGCCTTTATCCTGCGCCGGACAGAACTATCCCGGAAAAACGGCTGGGCGGACGAATACGGGCGCATTTTCCTGTATTATCCAATCTGCGAGGTGGTCGCCCTGCTCCACTGTGGGCGGCAGAAAGCCGTCAACACCCTGCGGGAATTGCAGTATGCGGAGTTGATTGAGATTAAGAAGCAGGGCTGTGGAAAACCCAACTGTATTTACCCAAAATCCTATGAAGCGGTTTCAAACACCGACTTCAAGAAATCCCGTTTTGGTACGCCGGAGGGCTGA
- the mobV gene encoding MobV family relaxase encodes MAQHAILRFEKHKGNPARPLEAHHERQKEQYASNPDIDTSRSKYNFHIIKPEGRYYHFIQNRIEQAGCRTRKDSTRFVDTLITASPEFFKKKSPKEIQEFFQRAADFLIGRVGRENIVSAVVHMDEKTPHLHLTFVPLTKDNRLCAKEIIGNRANLTKWQDDFHAYMVEKYPDLERGESASKTGRKHIPTRLFKQAVSLSRQARAIEATLDGINPLNAGKKKEEALSMLKKWFPQMENFSGQLKKYKVTIDDLLAENEKLEARAKASEKGKMKDTMERAKLKSELDNLQRLVDRIPPEVLAELKRQQRHTKER; translated from the coding sequence ATGGCACAACACGCAATTTTGCGGTTTGAGAAACACAAGGGCAACCCGGCAAGGCCGCTGGAAGCCCATCACGAACGGCAGAAAGAGCAATACGCCAGCAACCCCGACATTGATACCAGCCGAAGCAAATACAATTTCCACATCATCAAGCCAGAGGGCAGGTACTATCATTTTATTCAAAACCGTATCGAACAGGCCGGTTGCCGTACAAGGAAAGACAGCACCCGGTTTGTCGATACGCTCATTACCGCCAGCCCAGAGTTTTTCAAGAAGAAGTCGCCAAAGGAGATACAGGAATTTTTCCAGAGGGCGGCTGATTTCTTAATCGGGCGGGTAGGCCGGGAAAATATCGTGTCGGCGGTGGTACACATGGACGAGAAAACGCCCCACCTGCATTTGACCTTTGTTCCGCTGACAAAGGACAACCGCCTGTGTGCAAAGGAGATTATCGGCAACCGGGCAAACCTGACAAAGTGGCAGGACGATTTTCACGCCTATATGGTGGAGAAATATCCTGACTTGGAGCGTGGGGAAAGCGCCAGCAAGACGGGCCGGAAGCATATCCCCACCCGGCTTTTCAAACAGGCGGTTTCCCTCTCCCGGCAGGCCAGAGCCATTGAAGCCACGCTGGACGGCATTAATCCGCTGAATGCCGGAAAGAAAAAAGAGGAAGCCCTCTCCATGCTGAAAAAGTGGTTCCCACAGATGGAGAATTTCTCCGGGCAGTTGAAAAAATACAAGGTCACAATCGATGACCTGTTAGCGGAAAATGAAAAGCTGGAAGCAAGGGCAAAAGCCAGTGAAAAAGGCAAGATGAAAGATACGATGGAACGGGCAAAGCTGAAAAGCGAACTGGACAATTTACAGCGGCTGGTTGACCGTATCCCGCCGGAAGTGCTGGCGGAGTTGAAGCGGCAACAGCGGCACACAAAGGAAAGGTGA
- a CDS encoding recombinase family protein, translating to MNNRIDAIYARQSVDKKDSISIESQIEFCKYELKGGNCKEYTDKGYSGKNTDRPKFQELVRDIKRGLIAKVVVYKLDRISRSILDFANMMELFQQYNVEFVSSTEKFDTSTPMGRAMLNICIVFAQLERETIQKRVTDAYYSRSQRGFKMGGKAPYGFHTEPIKMDGINTKKLVVNPDEAANIRLMFEMYAQPTTSYGDITRYFAEQGILFNGKELIRPTLAQMLRNPVYVQADLDVYEFFKSQGTIIVNDAADFTGTNGCYLYQGRDVKPSKKNDLKDQMLVLAPHEGIVPADIWLACRKKLMNNMKIQSARKATHTWLAGKIKCGNCGYALMSINNPVGKQYLRCTKRLDNKSCAGCGKIITSELETVVYQQMVKKLASYKTLTGRKKAAKANPKIAALQVELLHVDSEIEKLVDSLTGANNVLLSYVNVKIAELDGRKQELVKQIAELTVEAISPEQVSQISGYLDTWDNVSFDDKRRVVDLMITTVAATSDSLNITWKI from the coding sequence ATGAATAACAGAATAGACGCAATCTATGCAAGGCAATCGGTAGACAAAAAGGACAGCATTTCCATTGAAAGCCAGATTGAGTTTTGCAAATACGAATTGAAAGGCGGGAACTGTAAGGAATACACAGACAAAGGGTACAGCGGCAAGAACACAGACCGTCCGAAGTTTCAAGAACTGGTGCGGGACATTAAGCGGGGCTTGATAGCAAAGGTCGTGGTTTACAAGCTCGACCGTATCAGCCGTTCCATTCTGGACTTTGCCAACATGATGGAGTTGTTCCAGCAATACAATGTGGAGTTTGTGTCCTCTACGGAAAAGTTTGATACCTCTACTCCGATGGGGCGGGCTATGCTGAATATCTGTATTGTGTTCGCCCAGCTTGAGAGGGAAACGATACAGAAGCGGGTGACGGACGCTTACTATTCCCGCAGCCAGCGAGGGTTTAAGATGGGTGGAAAAGCCCCTTACGGCTTCCATACAGAGCCAATCAAGATGGACGGTATCAACACAAAGAAGCTGGTGGTAAACCCAGACGAAGCGGCAAATATCCGGCTGATGTTCGAGATGTACGCCCAGCCCACAACCTCCTACGGGGACATTACCCGGTACTTTGCCGAACAGGGAATTTTATTCAACGGCAAGGAACTAATACGCCCCACGCTGGCGCAGATGTTACGCAATCCTGTCTATGTGCAGGCAGACCTTGATGTGTACGAATTTTTCAAAAGTCAAGGGACAATCATTGTCAATGACGCTGCCGACTTTACGGGGACAAACGGCTGTTATCTGTATCAGGGACGGGATGTGAAGCCCAGCAAGAAAAACGACTTGAAAGACCAAATGCTGGTGCTGGCTCCCCATGAGGGCATTGTCCCGGCGGATATATGGCTGGCCTGCCGCAAGAAGCTGATGAACAACATGAAAATCCAGTCCGCCCGGAAAGCCACCCATACATGGCTGGCGGGAAAAATCAAATGCGGGAATTGCGGGTATGCTCTTATGAGCATTAACAATCCTGTGGGAAAGCAATATCTCCGCTGCACAAAACGGCTGGACAATAAAAGCTGTGCCGGGTGCGGGAAAATCATCACTTCGGAGCTGGAAACGGTTGTTTATCAGCAGATGGTAAAGAAACTGGCAAGCTACAAGACGCTGACGGGCAGGAAGAAAGCGGCAAAGGCAAACCCGAAAATTGCCGCCCTGCAAGTGGAACTTCTCCATGTGGACAGCGAGATTGAAAAGCTGGTGGACAGTCTGACGGGTGCAAACAATGTTCTGCTCTCCTATGTGAATGTGAAGATAGCGGAACTGGACGGGCGCAAACAGGAACTTGTGAAGCAGATAGCCGAGTTGACGGTGGAAGCCATCAGCCCGGAACAGGTCAGCCAGATTTCCGGCTACCTCGACACATGGGACAATGTATCCTTTGACGACAAGCGGCGGGTGGTAGATTTGATGATTACCACCGTTGCCGCTACAAGCGACAGCTTGAACATCACATGGAAAATCTGA
- a CDS encoding sigma-70 family RNA polymerase sigma factor, whose protein sequence is MKNLTLNSRQQRLVEENLSVVRHAIHKNIIVNDSLYGFEYDDLYQEGCIWLCKAAISFDETRNIKFATYAEKVVTNGLRTYCRLMCGKQKHHISLPVQSEPEEDGLSMEQLSSADDTLDRLLEEQDICMLLQNCKRQYAGTARLGIEAIEWKVKGLSGAEIAKMYGVKPNLVGAWISRAAGRLKQNRDFMQYFDRPVEMDSS, encoded by the coding sequence ATGAAAAACCTGACTCTAAACAGCCGACAGCAACGGCTTGTGGAGGAAAATCTAAGCGTCGTCCGGCACGCTATCCACAAAAACATCATCGTCAACGACAGCCTTTACGGCTTTGAATATGACGATCTGTACCAGGAGGGCTGCATCTGGCTGTGCAAGGCGGCCATCAGCTTTGATGAAACACGCAACATCAAATTTGCGACCTACGCCGAAAAGGTCGTTACCAACGGACTTCGTACATACTGCCGCCTGATGTGCGGCAAGCAAAAGCATCATATTTCACTTCCGGTCCAAAGTGAGCCGGAGGAGGACGGGCTTTCCATGGAGCAGTTGTCGAGTGCGGACGATACGCTGGACAGGTTGCTTGAGGAGCAGGACATCTGTATGCTGCTGCAAAACTGCAAGCGGCAGTATGCCGGCACTGCCCGCCTCGGTATTGAAGCGATCGAATGGAAGGTCAAGGGCTTGTCCGGTGCAGAGATCGCCAAAATGTATGGGGTCAAGCCGAATCTTGTGGGTGCGTGGATCTCCAGAGCTGCCGGACGGTTAAAGCAAAACCGTGATTTCATGCAGTATTTTGACCGCCCTGTTGAAATGGACAGCTCGTAA
- a CDS encoding zinc-finger-containing protein, whose product MKKKQIHCPYCGAKASLRPASAVYGTATKVPDSYLYVCDRYPRCDSYVGAHKRTKEPMGTLANGDLRNKRIQAHKAFDWMWKSGLMTKWQAYKWMQGKLALTDEQAHIAKFSEYMCDRLIIECNRALENQRIAA is encoded by the coding sequence ATGAAAAAGAAACAAATCCACTGTCCCTATTGCGGTGCCAAAGCATCGCTTCGCCCTGCTTCCGCAGTTTACGGCACGGCAACAAAGGTGCCGGACAGCTACCTGTATGTATGCGACCGCTATCCCCGCTGCGATTCCTATGTAGGCGCCCATAAGCGCACAAAGGAGCCGATGGGGACGCTCGCCAACGGTGATCTGCGCAACAAACGGATCCAGGCACACAAAGCGTTCGACTGGATGTGGAAGTCCGGGCTTATGACAAAGTGGCAGGCTTACAAGTGGATGCAGGGCAAGCTGGCACTGACGGATGAGCAGGCGCATATCGCTAAATTCAGCGAGTATATGTGTGACCGCCTGATCATTGAGTGCAACAGGGCACTGGAAAACCAAAGAATCGCCGCTTGA